A genomic window from Cytobacillus suaedae includes:
- a CDS encoding DinB family protein, which translates to MEENDRIREALLASVSSIDDTQLNERLDSSSWSIMEVLEHLSLIEMVVANAITEEVKNEQSVRAEDKPIKFTVDRRHKVKAPGFIEPSGEFLTLEEVIKKLAKSREALVNAVANVEESVLEQKSYPHPVFGPLSLKQWVPFVGLHEKRHLEQIEEIKAKLGIEIK; encoded by the coding sequence ATGGAAGAGAATGATAGAATTAGAGAGGCTTTGTTAGCAAGTGTAAGCTCTATCGATGACACTCAATTAAATGAACGTCTCGATAGCTCGAGTTGGTCAATTATGGAGGTATTAGAGCACTTGTCCTTAATTGAAATGGTAGTTGCAAATGCAATTACAGAGGAAGTAAAGAATGAGCAAAGTGTAAGAGCAGAGGACAAACCTATCAAATTTACTGTTGATCGCCGACATAAAGTAAAAGCTCCAGGTTTTATTGAACCATCCGGGGAATTTTTGACTTTGGAAGAAGTAATAAAGAAGCTGGCAAAATCTCGTGAAGCACTAGTCAATGCAGTCGCTAATGTTGAGGAAAGTGTATTAGAGCAAAAATCTTATCCTCATCCTGTATTCGGACCTTTAAGCTTGAAGCAGTGGGTTCCGTTTGTTGGTTTGCACGAGAAGAGGCATCTTGAACAAATTGAAGAAATAAAAGCTAAATTGGGGATTGAGATTAAATAG